Proteins encoded in a region of the Ancylobacter sp. SL191 genome:
- the map gene encoding type I methionyl aminopeptidase, which yields MVVTSEAELAALKEIGRIVAVTLEAMGKAIEPGITTAELDAIGRALLEGAGARSAPESVYGFPGATCISVNEEIAHGIPGARAIQPGDLVNIDVSAEKGGVFGDTGASYAVPPVTRAVERLCKDGRRAMWAGLREVGAGRPLAGIGKAVGAFARKNGYTLVRNLASHGIGHSLHEEPKEIATWPDASERRVMREGLVFTVEPFLSLGAEHAEDGDDPWTLYSEPRALTVQYEHTVVATRNGPLILTLAGVGSLAGKGAGKR from the coding sequence ATGGTGGTGACGAGCGAGGCCGAGCTGGCGGCGCTGAAGGAGATCGGCCGCATCGTCGCCGTGACGCTGGAGGCGATGGGCAAGGCGATTGAGCCGGGCATCACCACGGCCGAGCTCGACGCCATCGGCCGGGCGCTCTTGGAAGGCGCGGGCGCGCGCTCGGCGCCGGAGAGCGTCTATGGCTTTCCCGGCGCCACCTGCATCAGCGTCAATGAGGAGATCGCCCACGGCATTCCCGGCGCGCGGGCGATCCAGCCGGGCGATCTGGTCAATATCGACGTCTCCGCCGAGAAGGGCGGCGTGTTCGGCGACACCGGCGCTTCCTATGCCGTGCCGCCGGTCACCCGCGCGGTCGAGCGGCTGTGCAAGGATGGGCGGCGGGCGATGTGGGCGGGGCTGCGCGAGGTCGGCGCCGGCCGGCCGCTGGCGGGGATCGGCAAGGCCGTCGGCGCCTTCGCCCGCAAGAACGGCTACACGCTGGTGCGCAACCTCGCGAGCCACGGCATCGGCCACAGCCTGCATGAGGAGCCCAAGGAAATCGCCACCTGGCCGGACGCGTCCGAGCGGCGGGTGATGCGCGAGGGGCTGGTCTTCACCGTCGAGCCGTTCCTGTCGCTCGGCGCCGAGCACGCCGAGGATGGCGATGATCCGTGGACGCTCTATAGCGAGCCGCGCGCGCTCACCGTGCAGTATGAGCACACGGTGGTCGCCACCCGGAACGGCCCGCTGATCCTCACGCTGGCGGGGGTAGGCAGCTTGGCGGGGAAGGGCGCCGGAAAACGGTGA